TATACCTACGACGCCTCGGGGAACCCCTTGTCCGTAGCCCAGGCCGTCACCGACCAGGGGGTGACCGTGACGACCCACCAGGTTTTTACCTATGCTTCTTTGTAGTACTTATTGGCATAAACACCTACATCCTTAAATTTGTGTATTTTTCCTGAGCGACCAATTCTATGCCTATGCCGTATGACGTAGATACACCCTATGTACGCTATACCATACACGAACACGCCATCCTGGAGGCGTCCTATAAAGAGGACGTCCTGTTCATCACCAAGGAAATGGCCCGGGAGATCGTGGCCAAGCGTCTGGCCCTCCAGAAGGGCCAGTCCTACCGGTTGTTGATGCACGCGGAGAACCGCATCCACATGTCCCCCGCCGCCCGGAACTATTTTACCGGCCCCGAGGGGAACAAGGGGATCGCCGCCGTTGCCATCCTCTACGACAACTGGACGCAAAACATGGTGACCCGGTTTATCCTACTCATCAAAAAGCCCGACTTCCCCATGGAGACCTTCCGCGACAGCCGGAAGGCCAAAAACTGGCTCCTTAAACAGGACCTCCGGGGTATTGCCCCCATCATCCGCATCAACCCCGCCATCACCAAGTATGGTCTC
This region of Dinghuibacter silviterrae genomic DNA includes:
- a CDS encoding response regulator transcription factor yields the protein MPYDVDTPYVRYTIHEHAILEASYKEDVLFITKEMAREIVAKRLALQKGQSYRLLMHAENRIHMSPAARNYFTGPEGNKGIAAVAILYDNWTQNMVTRFILLIKKPDFPMETFRDSRKAKNWLLKQDLRGIAPIIRINPAITKYGLSEKDIEIMRCMAQGLNSKEIGEELDCSPRTVEFLKNELYGKLSAVNGCALIQRANDLDLIGKNAY